The following proteins are co-located in the Hevea brasiliensis isolate MT/VB/25A 57/8 chromosome 11, ASM3005281v1, whole genome shotgun sequence genome:
- the LOC110645808 gene encoding protein GRAVITROPIC IN THE LIGHT 1, whose translation METIKCRSVPSNKSKIARTFQKVINLKTATRIASNNGIGICILTPQRKFQDDPTTIYKSHISATDKHKDDHSKAKRKAVLDALLAKLFAGITTIKAAYAELQMAQNPYCSDAIHAADQAIVEELKLLSELKRSFFKNELDHLSPQVTVMLAEIQEQQSLMKTYEITIKKLESETKFKDSDISLLKKQLDESIAFNKSLEKRLNASGALSMFDNIQFSILKPTHFVQFLHSALRSIRSFVKLMVREMEVAEWDIEAAAKAIESESIFPKPTHRCFVFESFVSKTMFEGFNYPNFMLPNESPPPMDHHHHYRHSGEHYFNKFKKLKSVNPRHYLNQNPTSSFARFTRAKYLKLVHAKMECSLFGNLNLRKLVNSGGFPDTAFFAGFIEMARRVWSLNLLAFSFGEDVSIFQVSKNSRFSEVYMESVTQESLLESDGVDADLRVDFTVVPGFKIGKTVMQSQVYLSPAVSLR comes from the exons ATGGAGACCATCAAATGCAGATCAGTCCCCAGCAACAAGAGCAAGATTGCAAGAACTTTCCAAAAAGTCATAAACCTCAAGACTGCAACAAGAATTGCTTCCAATAATGGGATTGGGATTTGCATACTCACTCCACAAAGAAAGTTTCAGGATGATCCAACCACAATTTACAAATCCCATATTTCCGCCACTGACAAGCACAAGGATGATCATTCTAAAGCCAAGCGCAAGGCAGTGTTGGATGCATTACTTGCCAAGCTTTTTGCAGGCATCACTACCATCAAAGCAGCTTATGCAGAACTTCAAATGGCTCAGAATCCTTACTGTAGTGATGCTATACATGCTGCAGATCAGGCTATTGTAGAAGAGCTCAAGCTACTATCAGAACTTAAACGAAGCTTTTTCAAGAATGAACTTGATCACCTCTCACCACAGGTTACTGTTATGCTTGCAGAGATTCAGGAGCAACAGAGCTTGATGAAGACTTATGAGATCACCATCAAGAAACTGGAATCGGAAACTAAGTTTAAAGATTCAGACATTTCCTTGCTCAAGAAACAGCTTGATGAGTCCATTGCATTCAACAAGTCTCTAGAGAAAAGATTAAATGCAAGTGGGGCTTTATCGATGTTTGATAATATTCAGTTCTCGATCTTAAAGCCAACCCATTTCGTTCAATTCTTGCATTCTGCTTTGAGATCCATAAGGAGTTTTGTGAAGTTGATGGTTCGTGAAATGGAGGTTGCTGAATGGGATATTGAAGCAGCTGCAAAAGCAATCGAATCTGAATCCATTTTTCCAAAGCCAACCCATCGTTGCTTTGTGTTTGAATCATTTGTGAGCAAAACAATGTTCGAGGGTTTCAATTATCCAAATTTTATGCTCCCAAATGAATCTCCACCGCCCATGGATCACCATCACCATTACCGTCACAGTGGTGAACACTACTTCAATAAGTTCAAGAAGCTAAAATCAGTGAACCCAAGACACTACTTGAACCAAAATCCAACTTCATCCTTCGCAAGATTCACCAGGGCCAAGTATCTGAAGCTTGTACATGCAAAAATGGAGTGCTCTCTGTTTGGAAATTTGAACCTGAGGAAGCTAGTGAACTCCGGTGGATTCCCTGACACcgctttctttgcaggttttataGAGATGGCTAGGCGAGTATGGTCTTTGAACCTTCTGGCCTTCTCATTTGGTGAAGATGTTAGCATTTTTCAGGTGAGCAAGAATTCCAGATTCTCTGAGGTGTACATGGAGAGCGTAACCCAAGAATCTTTACTAGAAAGTGACGGTGTTGACGCCGATTTGCGGGTGGATTTCACGGTGGTTCCCGGGTTCAAGATCGGTAAAACTGTGATGCAGAGTCAGGTTTATCTATCGCCGGCGGTTTCTCTCCG CTAG